From the genome of Flavobacteriales bacterium, one region includes:
- the mfd gene encoding transcription-repair coupling factor, with translation MRTEELLSIYEHSPLIGELEGRLRKEKAMQLKGFVGSGLSFSIAGVSMLSAGVHLIICEDRDHAAYFFNDMENLLKGKAPVFYYPYSYKVPYEVEVTENANIALRGEVLKALGDLDHMVIVTPCNALAEHVVSRQEFEAQAVTIRIGQKHDLDIINEHLVDLHFEKVDYVYEPGQFSIRGGIVDVFSFVNERPYRIELFGDEVESIREFDPVTQLSERKMERLTIMPDVTSERIVETYEPFLEHLPQDATLWYHDMAGIVQTVDKEFKTATKAFDLLKSPLNHSSPEQLYWDGEKCRVRMEQFRRVSFSQVPEEGLPIFQANQSPQPAFNKRFDLLDQNLQENHKKGYKNIITAGNAKQIERLYNIFEDIDAAVEMQPIVLGLKEGFIDHDHKLVAYTDHQIFERYNRFRLKEGFKRTKEALTLRELMELQPGDFITHIDHGVGKFSGLEKIDVQGKTQEAIRILYRDNDILYVSIHSLHRIAKYTGKEGTQPKLNKLGSSAWATKKAKAKNRVKKLAFDLIKLYAERKAKKGFAFSPDTYLQTELEASFIYEDTPDQEAATKSVKEDMEREMPMDRLVCGDVGFGKTEIAIRAAFKAVADNKQVAVLVPTTVLSFQHYQSFSARLREFPAKVAYLNRFKTTKEQTHVLKALESGEVDIIIGTHKLLSKNVKFHDLGLIIVDEEQKFGVGAKDKLKTLRAEVDTLTLTATPIPRTLQFSLMGARDLSIINTPPPNRYPVETRLISFSETLIRNAISTEIQRGGQVFFVHNRIDNIKEVAGMITRVCPDARVRIGHGQMDGKSLEKVMLDFIDGEFDVLVSTTIIESGIDIPNANTMIINHAQNFGLSDLHQLRGRVGRSNKRAYCYLITPPMHMVSTDARKRLQAVEQFSELGSGMNIAMRDLDIRGAGDLLGAEQSGFISDIGFETYQKILNEAIEELKEKEFKDLFEEELAAKKEYVADVQIETDLEILLPDDYVQGTSERLRLYRELENLPNEEALEKFSARLIDRFGQPPAPTRELLDSLRLKWLARNLGFEKIILRGEKMIGHFIKDQEHLYYQSQQFTAILRAIQRGMPGVKMYEKNDTLRLSIKEVESIYDCLARLREFQGEEVLS, from the coding sequence ATGCGCACCGAAGAACTACTGAGCATATATGAACATTCTCCGCTGATCGGAGAATTGGAAGGCCGCCTGCGGAAGGAGAAGGCCATGCAGTTGAAAGGCTTTGTGGGAAGTGGTCTGAGTTTCTCCATTGCAGGGGTCAGCATGCTCAGTGCCGGAGTGCACCTGATCATCTGTGAGGATCGCGACCATGCCGCCTATTTCTTCAATGACATGGAGAACCTGCTCAAAGGCAAGGCCCCCGTGTTCTACTATCCCTATTCATACAAGGTGCCCTATGAGGTGGAGGTCACGGAAAATGCCAACATCGCCCTTCGAGGAGAGGTTCTGAAGGCCTTGGGCGACTTGGACCATATGGTCATCGTCACTCCGTGCAATGCCCTTGCAGAGCATGTGGTCTCACGTCAGGAATTCGAGGCCCAGGCCGTGACCATCCGTATCGGTCAGAAGCACGATCTGGACATCATCAATGAGCATTTGGTCGACCTGCACTTCGAGAAGGTGGACTATGTCTATGAGCCGGGGCAGTTCTCTATCCGTGGGGGTATCGTGGACGTATTCAGTTTTGTCAATGAGCGCCCTTATCGTATCGAACTCTTCGGAGATGAGGTGGAGAGCATCCGAGAGTTCGACCCGGTGACCCAACTCTCCGAACGCAAGATGGAACGATTGACCATCATGCCCGATGTCACTTCTGAACGCATTGTGGAGACCTACGAACCGTTCTTGGAACACCTGCCGCAGGATGCCACGCTGTGGTATCACGATATGGCCGGTATCGTCCAGACGGTAGACAAAGAGTTCAAGACCGCCACCAAGGCCTTCGATCTGCTCAAGTCGCCTTTGAATCACAGTTCTCCCGAGCAGCTCTACTGGGATGGGGAGAAGTGCAGAGTACGTATGGAACAGTTCCGCAGGGTGAGTTTCTCTCAAGTGCCCGAAGAAGGGCTACCCATCTTCCAAGCGAACCAATCCCCGCAACCGGCCTTCAATAAGCGGTTCGACCTGCTGGATCAGAATCTGCAGGAGAACCACAAGAAGGGGTATAAGAACATCATCACGGCAGGAAATGCCAAGCAGATAGAACGGCTCTACAACATCTTCGAGGACATAGATGCCGCGGTGGAGATGCAACCCATCGTGCTAGGCCTCAAAGAAGGCTTCATAGATCACGACCATAAGCTGGTGGCCTATACAGACCATCAGATATTCGAGCGATACAACCGATTCCGACTCAAAGAAGGCTTCAAGCGGACCAAAGAAGCGCTGACCCTGCGCGAGTTGATGGAATTGCAACCGGGCGACTTCATCACTCATATCGACCATGGAGTGGGAAAATTCTCCGGTCTGGAGAAGATCGATGTGCAGGGCAAGACCCAAGAGGCCATCCGCATCCTGTATCGGGACAACGACATCCTCTATGTGAGCATTCACTCGCTTCACCGCATCGCCAAGTACACCGGTAAGGAGGGCACACAGCCTAAGCTCAACAAATTGGGCAGCTCGGCCTGGGCGACCAAGAAGGCCAAGGCCAAGAATCGGGTCAAGAAACTCGCTTTCGACCTGATCAAGCTCTATGCAGAACGGAAGGCCAAGAAAGGTTTCGCATTCTCACCCGACACCTATCTGCAGACCGAGTTAGAAGCCTCATTCATCTACGAGGACACGCCCGATCAGGAGGCCGCCACCAAATCGGTCAAAGAGGACATGGAGCGGGAGATGCCCATGGATAGGCTGGTATGTGGTGATGTGGGATTCGGTAAGACGGAGATCGCCATCCGTGCGGCATTCAAGGCGGTGGCCGATAATAAGCAGGTGGCGGTGCTCGTGCCCACGACCGTACTCAGTTTCCAGCATTATCAGAGTTTCAGTGCACGTCTGCGGGAGTTTCCGGCCAAGGTGGCCTATCTCAATCGATTCAAGACCACCAAAGAGCAGACACACGTACTCAAAGCACTTGAATCGGGAGAGGTGGATATCATCATCGGTACGCACAAGTTGCTTTCGAAGAATGTGAAGTTCCATGACCTGGGACTGATCATCGTGGATGAGGAGCAGAAATTCGGTGTAGGGGCCAAGGATAAATTGAAGACCTTACGTGCCGAGGTCGACACCCTTACCCTCACCGCCACGCCCATTCCACGGACTCTGCAGTTCTCGCTCATGGGAGCCCGGGACCTAAGTATCATCAATACACCACCGCCCAATAGATATCCCGTAGAGACACGCCTGATCTCATTCAGTGAGACCCTCATACGCAACGCCATCAGCACAGAAATACAGCGCGGAGGACAGGTCTTCTTCGTGCATAACCGCATCGACAATATCAAGGAGGTGGCCGGCATGATCACCCGCGTATGTCCCGATGCTAGAGTACGCATAGGGCATGGTCAGATGGACGGGAAATCGCTGGAGAAGGTCATGCTCGACTTCATCGATGGGGAATTCGATGTACTGGTATCCACTACCATAATCGAGTCAGGAATAGACATCCCGAATGCGAATACCATGATCATCAATCATGCACAGAATTTCGGTCTGAGCGACCTGCACCAGCTCAGAGGTCGGGTAGGTAGAAGTAACAAACGGGCCTATTGCTACCTGATCACCCCACCCATGCATATGGTGAGCACCGATGCACGCAAACGACTACAGGCCGTGGAGCAGTTCAGTGAGCTGGGCAGCGGGATGAATATCGCGATGCGGGACCTGGATATACGCGGGGCAGGTGATCTACTGGGGGCCGAGCAGAGTGGATTCATCAGCGATATCGGATTCGAGACTTACCAGAAGATCCTCAACGAGGCCATCGAAGAGCTTAAGGAGAAGGAGTTCAAAGACCTCTTCGAAGAAGAATTGGCAGCCAAGAAGGAATACGTGGCCGATGTACAGATAGAGACCGATCTGGAGATCCTCCTCCCAGATGACTATGTACAAGGTACATCGGAGCGATTGCGGCTGTATCGCGAGTTGGAGAACCTACCCAATGAGGAGGCGCTCGAGAAGTTCAGTGCCCGACTGATCGACCGATTCGGTCAGCCACCTGCCCCTACCCGAGAATTGCTCGATTCTTTGCGATTGAAATGGCTGGCACGCAATCTGGGATTCGAGAAGATCATACTCCGGGGCGAGAAGATGATCGGACATTTCATCAAGGATCAGGAGCACCTCTATTACCAATCCCAGCAGTTCACTGCCATTCTCAGAGCGATACAGCGCGGTATGCCGGGCGTGAAGATGTACGAGAAGAACGATACCCTCAGGCTCTCCATCAAGGAAGTGGAATCCATCTACGACTGTCTGGCCCGTCTCAGGGAATTCCAAGGAGAAGAAGTGCTCAGTTGA
- a CDS encoding DUF4974 domain-containing protein, giving the protein MNKRVDEALADWRAPFADKAHSWERIQMRIAAQDHPVVHTRSRRFRYAAVAIGLVLIASVLFLFQNGDSMYSTQMAEIQVLTLPDGSEVTLNAATELRFDEADFLEERTLELDGEAFFQVEKGSRFSVVTDQGTISVLGTSFNVCDRGDFLEVICSTGKVRVDDGRQSFVLTPGQSVDNLAGRLTQGTADTDAAPWIRGVFRFEDRPLGHVMEEMERQFGVTITTEDVGERFFTGEFESADLESALTVICRPLGLDYTISDNGQIRVTNR; this is encoded by the coding sequence TTGAATAAGAGAGTAGACGAGGCCTTGGCCGATTGGCGGGCACCTTTCGCTGATAAAGCCCATTCGTGGGAGCGCATCCAGATGCGTATCGCAGCGCAGGATCATCCGGTCGTTCACACGAGGAGTAGAAGATTCCGCTATGCCGCTGTGGCCATCGGTCTGGTACTCATAGCCTCTGTGCTCTTCCTATTCCAGAACGGAGACTCCATGTACAGCACCCAGATGGCCGAAATCCAGGTGCTCACCCTTCCCGATGGAAGCGAAGTGACCCTCAATGCCGCAACAGAACTGCGCTTCGATGAAGCGGACTTTCTAGAAGAACGTACCCTGGAGTTGGACGGTGAGGCATTTTTCCAAGTGGAAAAGGGATCGCGATTCAGCGTGGTCACCGATCAAGGGACCATCTCCGTACTGGGTACTTCTTTCAATGTATGTGACCGAGGTGATTTCTTGGAGGTCATCTGCAGTACCGGTAAGGTACGGGTGGATGATGGCAGGCAAAGCTTTGTGCTCACTCCCGGGCAATCGGTCGATAATCTGGCCGGTCGATTGACCCAAGGTACAGCCGATACAGATGCCGCTCCATGGATACGTGGTGTCTTCCGATTCGAAGACCGCCCATTGGGTCATGTCATGGAGGAAATGGAACGGCAGTTCGGGGTGACCATCACCACCGAGGATGTAGGAGAACGATTTTTTACCGGAGAATTCGAGAGTGCTGATCTGGAAAGTGCGTTGACAGTGATCTGTCGGCCACTCGGATTGGACTATACGATCTCCGACAATGGACAGATCAGAGTTACGAATAGATAA